The proteins below are encoded in one region of Erinaceus europaeus chromosome 15, mEriEur2.1, whole genome shotgun sequence:
- the SRRT gene encoding serrate RNA effector molecule homolog isoform X2 produces the protein MADSDDEYDRRRRDKFRRERSDYDRSRERDERRRGDDWSDREWDRGRERRSRGEYRDYDRNRRERFSPPRHELSPPQKRMRRDWDEHSSDPYHSGYDMPYAGGGGGPTYGPPQPWGHPDVHIMQHHVLPIQARLGSIAEIDLGVPPPVMKTFKEFLLSLDDSVDETEAVKRYNDYKLDFRRQQMQDFFLAHKDEEWFRSKYHPDEVGKRRQEARGALQNRLRVFLSLMETGWFDNLLLDIDKADAIVKMLDAAVIKMEGGTENDLRILEQEEEEQEAKPGEPGKKEEGRAGLGLGDGERKASEKEDKKEEGKQAENRAADDKTKKAEGNGDAEEKKDDSEKEAKKSKKRNRKHSGDDSFDEGSVSESESESESGQAEEEKEETEVPKEKPQEEEREKPKDTPGLEKPRPLHKTCSLFMRNIAPNISRAEIVALCKRYPGFMRVALSEPQPERRFFRRGWVTFDRSVNIKEICWNLQNIRLRECELSPGVNRDLTRRVRNINGITQHKQIVRNDIKLAAKLIHTLDDRTQLWASEPGTPPQPSSLPSQNPILKNITDYLIEEVSAEEEELLGSSGGAPPEEPPKEGNPAEINVERDEKLIKVLDKLLLYLRVVHSLDYYNTCEYPNEDEMPNRCGIIHVRGPMPPNRISHGEVLEWQKTFEEKLTPLLSVRESLSEEEAQKMGRKDPEQEVEKFVTSNTQELGKEKWLCPLSGKKFKGPEFVRKHIFNKHAEKIEEVKKEVAFFNNFLTDAKRPALPEIKPAQPPGPAQILPPGLTPGLPYPHQTPQGLMPYGQPRPPILGYGGAVRPAVPTGGPPYPHAPYGAGRGNYDAFRGQGGYPGKPRNRMVRGDPRAIVEYRDLDAPDDVDFF, from the exons ATGGCTGACAGCGACGACGAGTACGACCGGAGGCGGCGCGACAAGTTCCGGAGGGAGCGCAGCGACTACGACCGCTCCCGGGAGCGCGACGAGCGGCGCCGCGGGGACGACTGGAGCGACCG GGAATGGGACCGGGGCCGCGAGCGTCGCAGCCGGGGCGAATACCGCGATTATGACCGCAACCGGCGGGAGCGCTTCTCGCCGCCTCGCCATGAGCTCAGCCCCCCACAGAAGCGTATGCGCAGAGACTG GGACGAGCACAGCTCTGACCCCTACCACAGCGGCTACGACATGCCCTAcgctgggggtggtgggggtcccACTTACGGGCCCCCCCAGCCCTGGGGCCACCCCGATGTTCACATCATGCAGCACCACGTCCTTCCCATCCAGGCCAG GCTGGGTAGCATTGCGGAGATCGACTTGGGGGTGCCCCCGCCCGTGATGAAGACCTTCAAGGAATTCCTGCTCTCACTGGACGACTCTGTTGATGAGACGGAGGCCGTGAAGCGCTACAATGACTACAAGCTGGACTTCCGGCGACAGCAGATGCAGGACTTCTTCCTGGCCCACAAGGACGAGGAGTG GTTTCGGTCTAAGTACCACCCAGATGAGGTGGGGAAGCGGAGGCAGGAAGCCCGGGGGGCCCTGCAGAACCGGCTGCGGGTCTTCCTGTCCCTCATGGAGACCGGCTGGTTTGATAACCTGCTTCTGGACATTGACAAGGCCGACGCCATTGTCAAGATGCTGGATGCAG CCGTGATCAAGATGGAAGGAGGGACGGAGAACGATCTGCGTATcctggagcaggaggaggaggagcaggaggccaAGCCCGGGGAGCCCGGCAAGAAGGAGGAGGGCCGGGCCGGACTGGGCCTGGGGGATGGGGAGCGCAAGGCCTCGGAGAAGGAGGACAAGAAGGAGGAGGGCAAGCAG GCTGAGAACAGAGCCGCTGACGACAAGACCAAGAAGGCTGAGGGTAATGGTGACGCAGAGGAGAAGAAGGACGACTCGGAGAAGGAAGCCAAGAAG AGCAAGAAGCGGAACAGGAAGCACAGTGGTGATGACAGCTTTGACGAGGGCAGCGTGTCGGAGTCGGAGTCTGAGTCCGAGAGCGGCCAGgccgaggaggagaaggaggagacag AAGTGCCGAAGGAGAAGCCCCAGGAGGAGGAGCGGGAGAAGCCCAAGGACACGCCTGGGCTGGAGAAGCCCCGGCCACTGCACAAGACCTGCTCCCTCTTCATGCGGAACATTGCACCCAACATCTCCAGGGCCGAAATTGTAGCT CTCTGTAAGCGGTACCCTGGCTTCATGCGTGTGGCGCTGTCGGAGCCCCAGCCTGAGAGGAG GTTTTTCCGTCGAGGCTGGGTGACCTTTGACCGAAGCGTCAACATCAAGGAGATCTGCTGGAACCTGCAGAACATCCGT CTCCGTGAGTGTGAGCTGAGCCCCGGTGTGAACAGAGACCTGACGCGTCGTGTGCGCAACATCAACGGCATCACGCAGCACAAGCAGATCGTGCGCAATGACATTAAGCTGGCGGCCAAGCTGATCCACACGCTAGACGACAGGACCCAGCTCTGGGCATCGGAGCCAGGGACGCCGCCTCAGCCCTCG AGCCTGCCCTCACAGAACCCCATCTTGAAGAACATCACGGACTACCTGATTGAGGAGGTGAGCGCCGAGGAGGAGGAGCTGCTGGGGAGCAGTGGGGGCGCCCCCCCTGAGGAGCCTCCCAAGGAGGGGAACCCAGCCGAGATCAACGTGGAGCGGGATGAGAAGCTGATCAAG GTGCTGGACAAGCTGCTGCTGTATCTGCGCGTGGTGCACTCCCTGGACTATTACAACACCTGTGAGTACCCCAACGAGGACGAGATGCCCAACCGCTGCGGCATCATCCACGTGCGGGGGCCCATGCCGCCCAACCGCATCAGCCACGGGGAAG TGCTGGAGTGGCAGAAGACCTTTGAGGAGAAGCTCACTCCCCTGCTGAGCGTGCGAGAGTCCCTGTCCGAGGAGGAGGCCCAGAAGATGGGGCGCAAAGACCCCGAGCAGGAAGTGGAAAAGTTTGTCACCTCAAACACCCAGGAGCTGGGCAAGGAGAAGTGGCTGTGCCCGCTCAGTGGCAAGAAATTCAAG GGCCCCGAGTTTGTGCGCAAACATATCTTCAACAAGCATGCAGAGAAGATTGAGGAAGTGAAGAAGGAGGTGGCATTTTTCAACAACTTCCTTACGGATGCCAAGCGCCCGGCTCTGCCTGAGATCAAGCCGGCTCAGCCCCCCGGCCCTGCCCAGA TACTCCCCCCAGGCCTGACCCCGGGACTCCCCTATCCGCACCAGACTCCGCAGGGCTTGATGCCTTATGGCCAGCCCCGGCCCCCCATTCTGGGCTATGGAG GTGCCGTGCGTCCTGCAGTGCCCACGGGAGGACCCCCGTATCCCCACGCTCCCTACGGTGCTGGCCGTGGCAATTACGATGCCTTCCGCGGCCAGGGCGGCTACCCCGGGAAGCCCCGCAACAG GATGGTTCGCGGGGACCCCCGGGCCATCGTGGAGTATCGAGACCTGGACGCTCCGGACGACGTGGACTTCTTCTGA
- the SRRT gene encoding serrate RNA effector molecule homolog isoform X1 yields MADSDDEYDRRRRDKFRRERSDYDRSRERDERRRGDDWSDREWDRGRERRSRGEYRDYDRNRRERFSPPRHELSPPQKRMRRDWDEHSSDPYHSGYDMPYAGGGGGPTYGPPQPWGHPDVHIMQHHVLPIQARLGSIAEIDLGVPPPVMKTFKEFLLSLDDSVDETEAVKRYNDYKLDFRRQQMQDFFLAHKDEEWFRSKYHPDEVGKRRQEARGALQNRLRVFLSLMETGWFDNLLLDIDKADAIVKMLDAAVIKMEGGTENDLRILEQEEEEQEAKPGEPGKKEEGRAGLGLGDGERKASEKEDKKEEGKQAENRAADDKTKKAEGNGDAEEKKDDSEKEAKKSKKRNRKHSGDDSFDEGSVSESESESESGQAEEEKEETEEVPKEKPQEEEREKPKDTPGLEKPRPLHKTCSLFMRNIAPNISRAEIVALCKRYPGFMRVALSEPQPERRFFRRGWVTFDRSVNIKEICWNLQNIRLRECELSPGVNRDLTRRVRNINGITQHKQIVRNDIKLAAKLIHTLDDRTQLWASEPGTPPQPSSLPSQNPILKNITDYLIEEVSAEEEELLGSSGGAPPEEPPKEGNPAEINVERDEKLIKVLDKLLLYLRVVHSLDYYNTCEYPNEDEMPNRCGIIHVRGPMPPNRISHGEVLEWQKTFEEKLTPLLSVRESLSEEEAQKMGRKDPEQEVEKFVTSNTQELGKEKWLCPLSGKKFKGPEFVRKHIFNKHAEKIEEVKKEVAFFNNFLTDAKRPALPEIKPAQPPGPAQILPPGLTPGLPYPHQTPQGLMPYGQPRPPILGYGGAVRPAVPTGGPPYPHAPYGAGRGNYDAFRGQGGYPGKPRNRMVRGDPRAIVEYRDLDAPDDVDFF; encoded by the exons ATGGCTGACAGCGACGACGAGTACGACCGGAGGCGGCGCGACAAGTTCCGGAGGGAGCGCAGCGACTACGACCGCTCCCGGGAGCGCGACGAGCGGCGCCGCGGGGACGACTGGAGCGACCG GGAATGGGACCGGGGCCGCGAGCGTCGCAGCCGGGGCGAATACCGCGATTATGACCGCAACCGGCGGGAGCGCTTCTCGCCGCCTCGCCATGAGCTCAGCCCCCCACAGAAGCGTATGCGCAGAGACTG GGACGAGCACAGCTCTGACCCCTACCACAGCGGCTACGACATGCCCTAcgctgggggtggtgggggtcccACTTACGGGCCCCCCCAGCCCTGGGGCCACCCCGATGTTCACATCATGCAGCACCACGTCCTTCCCATCCAGGCCAG GCTGGGTAGCATTGCGGAGATCGACTTGGGGGTGCCCCCGCCCGTGATGAAGACCTTCAAGGAATTCCTGCTCTCACTGGACGACTCTGTTGATGAGACGGAGGCCGTGAAGCGCTACAATGACTACAAGCTGGACTTCCGGCGACAGCAGATGCAGGACTTCTTCCTGGCCCACAAGGACGAGGAGTG GTTTCGGTCTAAGTACCACCCAGATGAGGTGGGGAAGCGGAGGCAGGAAGCCCGGGGGGCCCTGCAGAACCGGCTGCGGGTCTTCCTGTCCCTCATGGAGACCGGCTGGTTTGATAACCTGCTTCTGGACATTGACAAGGCCGACGCCATTGTCAAGATGCTGGATGCAG CCGTGATCAAGATGGAAGGAGGGACGGAGAACGATCTGCGTATcctggagcaggaggaggaggagcaggaggccaAGCCCGGGGAGCCCGGCAAGAAGGAGGAGGGCCGGGCCGGACTGGGCCTGGGGGATGGGGAGCGCAAGGCCTCGGAGAAGGAGGACAAGAAGGAGGAGGGCAAGCAG GCTGAGAACAGAGCCGCTGACGACAAGACCAAGAAGGCTGAGGGTAATGGTGACGCAGAGGAGAAGAAGGACGACTCGGAGAAGGAAGCCAAGAAG AGCAAGAAGCGGAACAGGAAGCACAGTGGTGATGACAGCTTTGACGAGGGCAGCGTGTCGGAGTCGGAGTCTGAGTCCGAGAGCGGCCAGgccgaggaggagaaggaggagacag AAGAAGTGCCGAAGGAGAAGCCCCAGGAGGAGGAGCGGGAGAAGCCCAAGGACACGCCTGGGCTGGAGAAGCCCCGGCCACTGCACAAGACCTGCTCCCTCTTCATGCGGAACATTGCACCCAACATCTCCAGGGCCGAAATTGTAGCT CTCTGTAAGCGGTACCCTGGCTTCATGCGTGTGGCGCTGTCGGAGCCCCAGCCTGAGAGGAG GTTTTTCCGTCGAGGCTGGGTGACCTTTGACCGAAGCGTCAACATCAAGGAGATCTGCTGGAACCTGCAGAACATCCGT CTCCGTGAGTGTGAGCTGAGCCCCGGTGTGAACAGAGACCTGACGCGTCGTGTGCGCAACATCAACGGCATCACGCAGCACAAGCAGATCGTGCGCAATGACATTAAGCTGGCGGCCAAGCTGATCCACACGCTAGACGACAGGACCCAGCTCTGGGCATCGGAGCCAGGGACGCCGCCTCAGCCCTCG AGCCTGCCCTCACAGAACCCCATCTTGAAGAACATCACGGACTACCTGATTGAGGAGGTGAGCGCCGAGGAGGAGGAGCTGCTGGGGAGCAGTGGGGGCGCCCCCCCTGAGGAGCCTCCCAAGGAGGGGAACCCAGCCGAGATCAACGTGGAGCGGGATGAGAAGCTGATCAAG GTGCTGGACAAGCTGCTGCTGTATCTGCGCGTGGTGCACTCCCTGGACTATTACAACACCTGTGAGTACCCCAACGAGGACGAGATGCCCAACCGCTGCGGCATCATCCACGTGCGGGGGCCCATGCCGCCCAACCGCATCAGCCACGGGGAAG TGCTGGAGTGGCAGAAGACCTTTGAGGAGAAGCTCACTCCCCTGCTGAGCGTGCGAGAGTCCCTGTCCGAGGAGGAGGCCCAGAAGATGGGGCGCAAAGACCCCGAGCAGGAAGTGGAAAAGTTTGTCACCTCAAACACCCAGGAGCTGGGCAAGGAGAAGTGGCTGTGCCCGCTCAGTGGCAAGAAATTCAAG GGCCCCGAGTTTGTGCGCAAACATATCTTCAACAAGCATGCAGAGAAGATTGAGGAAGTGAAGAAGGAGGTGGCATTTTTCAACAACTTCCTTACGGATGCCAAGCGCCCGGCTCTGCCTGAGATCAAGCCGGCTCAGCCCCCCGGCCCTGCCCAGA TACTCCCCCCAGGCCTGACCCCGGGACTCCCCTATCCGCACCAGACTCCGCAGGGCTTGATGCCTTATGGCCAGCCCCGGCCCCCCATTCTGGGCTATGGAG GTGCCGTGCGTCCTGCAGTGCCCACGGGAGGACCCCCGTATCCCCACGCTCCCTACGGTGCTGGCCGTGGCAATTACGATGCCTTCCGCGGCCAGGGCGGCTACCCCGGGAAGCCCCGCAACAG GATGGTTCGCGGGGACCCCCGGGCCATCGTGGAGTATCGAGACCTGGACGCTCCGGACGACGTGGACTTCTTCTGA
- the TRIP6 gene encoding thyroid receptor-interacting protein 6 yields MSGPTWLPPKQPEPARAPLGRALPRAASRPPPAHGVAPHPHPRVNFCPLPSEQCYSTPGAPDDRGLAWGSCHGGPQRSQGLPSDRGGLRPGSLDAEIDSLTCMLAELEGGRGHTPQRPDRQVYDSPQAPTYRTGSLKLNGGPYGGPTPASYTTASTPAGPAFPVQVKVAQPVRGCAPPRRGASKASGPLPGPQPPLPGLGDTWGPGYRSHREPGGQDGVAGGSSLAAGTRGDGYGPQVPLRQPPEEELERLTEKLVHDLNHLPSGEYFGRCGGCGDDVVGDGAGVVALDRVFHVGCFVCATCRAQLRGQHFYAVERKAYCENCYVATLEKCSKCSQPILDRILRAMGKAYHPGCFTCVVCHRGLDGIPFTVDATSQIHCIEDFHRKFAPRCSVCAGAIMPEPGQEETVRIVALDRSFHIGCYKCEECGLLLSSEGECQGCYPLDGHILCKACSAWRIQELSATVTTDC; encoded by the exons ATGTCGGGGCCCACCTGGCTTCCCCCAAAGCAGCCAGAGCCTGCCAGAGCCCCTCTTGGGAGGGCGCTCCCCCGAGCCGCCTCGCGGCCTCCACCAGCCCATGGAGTAG caccccacccccaccccagggtcaaCTTTTGCCCCCTCCCGTCAGAACAGTGTTACTCTACGCCCGGGGCACCGGATGATCGGGGGCTGGCCTGGGGGAGCTGCCACGGGGGCCCCCAGCGCTCACAG GGGCTCCCCTCGGACAGGGGGGGGCTACGCCCTGGGAGCCTGGATGCTGAGATCGACTCACTGACCTGCATGCTGGCTGAGCTGGAGGGGGGCCGGGGTCACACCCCACAAAGGCCAGACCGCCAG GTTTAtgactcccctcaggcccccACCTACCGCACCGGCTCCCTGAAGCTGAATGGGGGCCCCTACGGGGGTCCCACGCCAGCCTCCTATACCACAGCCAGCACCCCGGCCGGCCCTGCCTTCCCAGTGCAGGTGAAGGTGGCACAGCCAGTCCGAGGCTGTGCCCCCCCCAGGCGGGGAGCCTCGAAGGCCTCAGGGCCCCTCccgggcccccagcccccactcccaggCCTAGGTGACACCTGGGGGCCGGGTTATAGGAGCCACCGGGAGCCTGGGGGGCAGGATGGGGTGgctgggggctccagcctggCAGCAGGAACAAGAGGAGACGGGTATGGGCCCCAG gtgccTCTGAGACAGCCCCCTGAGGAGGAGCTGGAGCGGCTGACCGAGAAACTGGTACATGACCTGAATCACCTGCCCAGCGGGGAGTACTTCG GCCGCTGTGGCGGCTGCGGGGACGACGTGGTTGGGGACGGGGCTGGCGTGGTGGCCCTGGACCGAGTCTTCCATGTGGGCTGTTTTGTGTGTGCCACTTGCCGGGCACAGCTGCGTGGACAGCACTTCTACGCCGTGGAGCGCAAGGCCTATTGCGAGAACTGCTATGTG gccacCCTGGAGAAGTGCTCCAAGTGCTCCCAGCCCATCCTGGACCGCATCCTGCGTGCCATGGGGAAGGCTTACCACCCAGGATGCTTCACCTGCGTGGTGTGCCACCGCGGCCTGGACGGCATCCCATTCACTGTGGACGCCACCAGCCAGATTCACTGCATCGAGGACTTCCACAG AAAGTTTGCCCCGCGCTGCTCTGTGTGTGCTGGCGCCATCATGCCCGAGCCAGGCCAGGAGGAGACTGTGCGAATCGTGGCTCTGGATCGCAGTTTTCACATTGGCTGCTACAAGTGCGAG GAGTGCGGGCTGCTGCTCTCCTCGGAGGGCGAGTGCCAGGGCTGCTACCCGCTGGATGGGCATATCCTTTGCAAGGCCTGCAGCGCCTGGCGCATCCAGGAGCTCTCGGCCACGGTCACCACCGACTGCTGA
- the SRRT gene encoding serrate RNA effector molecule homolog isoform X3 — translation MADSDDEYDRRRRDKFRRERSDYDRSRERDERRRGDDWSDREWDRGRERRSRGEYRDYDRNRRERFSPPRHELSPPQKRMRRDWDEHSSDPYHSGYDMPYAGGGGGPTYGPPQPWGHPDVHIMQHHVLPIQARLGSIAEIDLGVPPPVMKTFKEFLLSLDDSVDETEAVKRYNDYKLDFRRQQMQDFFLAHKDEEWFRSKYHPDEVGKRRQEARGALQNRLRVFLSLMETGWFDNLLLDIDKADAIVKMLDAAVIKMEGGTENDLRILEQEEEEQEAKPGEPGKKEEGRAGLGLGDGERKASEKEDKKEEGKQAENRAADDKTKKAEGNGDAEEKKDDSEKEAKKSKKRNRKHSGDDSFDEGSVSESESESESGQAEEEKEETEEVPKEKPQEEEREKPKDTPGLEKPRPLHKTCSLFMRNIAPNISRAEIVALCKRYPGFMRVALSEPQPERRFFRRGWVTFDRSVNIKEICWNLQNIRLRECELSPGVNRDLTRRVRNINGITQHKQIVRNDIKLAAKLIHTLDDRTQLWASEPGTPPQPSSLPSQNPILKNITDYLIEEVSAEEEELLGSSGGAPPEEPPKEGNPAEINVERDEKLIKVLDKLLLYLRVVHSLDYYNTCEYPNEDEMPNRCGIIHVRGPMPPNRISHGEVLEWQKTFEEKLTPLLSVRESLSEEEAQKMGRKDPEQEVEKFVTSNTQELGKEKWLCPLSGKKFKGPEFVRKHIFNKHAEKIEEVKKEVAFFNNFLTDAKRPALPEIKPAQPPGPAQSLTPGLPYPHQTPQGLMPYGQPRPPILGYGGAVRPAVPTGGPPYPHAPYGAGRGNYDAFRGQGGYPGKPRNRMVRGDPRAIVEYRDLDAPDDVDFF, via the exons ATGGCTGACAGCGACGACGAGTACGACCGGAGGCGGCGCGACAAGTTCCGGAGGGAGCGCAGCGACTACGACCGCTCCCGGGAGCGCGACGAGCGGCGCCGCGGGGACGACTGGAGCGACCG GGAATGGGACCGGGGCCGCGAGCGTCGCAGCCGGGGCGAATACCGCGATTATGACCGCAACCGGCGGGAGCGCTTCTCGCCGCCTCGCCATGAGCTCAGCCCCCCACAGAAGCGTATGCGCAGAGACTG GGACGAGCACAGCTCTGACCCCTACCACAGCGGCTACGACATGCCCTAcgctgggggtggtgggggtcccACTTACGGGCCCCCCCAGCCCTGGGGCCACCCCGATGTTCACATCATGCAGCACCACGTCCTTCCCATCCAGGCCAG GCTGGGTAGCATTGCGGAGATCGACTTGGGGGTGCCCCCGCCCGTGATGAAGACCTTCAAGGAATTCCTGCTCTCACTGGACGACTCTGTTGATGAGACGGAGGCCGTGAAGCGCTACAATGACTACAAGCTGGACTTCCGGCGACAGCAGATGCAGGACTTCTTCCTGGCCCACAAGGACGAGGAGTG GTTTCGGTCTAAGTACCACCCAGATGAGGTGGGGAAGCGGAGGCAGGAAGCCCGGGGGGCCCTGCAGAACCGGCTGCGGGTCTTCCTGTCCCTCATGGAGACCGGCTGGTTTGATAACCTGCTTCTGGACATTGACAAGGCCGACGCCATTGTCAAGATGCTGGATGCAG CCGTGATCAAGATGGAAGGAGGGACGGAGAACGATCTGCGTATcctggagcaggaggaggaggagcaggaggccaAGCCCGGGGAGCCCGGCAAGAAGGAGGAGGGCCGGGCCGGACTGGGCCTGGGGGATGGGGAGCGCAAGGCCTCGGAGAAGGAGGACAAGAAGGAGGAGGGCAAGCAG GCTGAGAACAGAGCCGCTGACGACAAGACCAAGAAGGCTGAGGGTAATGGTGACGCAGAGGAGAAGAAGGACGACTCGGAGAAGGAAGCCAAGAAG AGCAAGAAGCGGAACAGGAAGCACAGTGGTGATGACAGCTTTGACGAGGGCAGCGTGTCGGAGTCGGAGTCTGAGTCCGAGAGCGGCCAGgccgaggaggagaaggaggagacag AAGAAGTGCCGAAGGAGAAGCCCCAGGAGGAGGAGCGGGAGAAGCCCAAGGACACGCCTGGGCTGGAGAAGCCCCGGCCACTGCACAAGACCTGCTCCCTCTTCATGCGGAACATTGCACCCAACATCTCCAGGGCCGAAATTGTAGCT CTCTGTAAGCGGTACCCTGGCTTCATGCGTGTGGCGCTGTCGGAGCCCCAGCCTGAGAGGAG GTTTTTCCGTCGAGGCTGGGTGACCTTTGACCGAAGCGTCAACATCAAGGAGATCTGCTGGAACCTGCAGAACATCCGT CTCCGTGAGTGTGAGCTGAGCCCCGGTGTGAACAGAGACCTGACGCGTCGTGTGCGCAACATCAACGGCATCACGCAGCACAAGCAGATCGTGCGCAATGACATTAAGCTGGCGGCCAAGCTGATCCACACGCTAGACGACAGGACCCAGCTCTGGGCATCGGAGCCAGGGACGCCGCCTCAGCCCTCG AGCCTGCCCTCACAGAACCCCATCTTGAAGAACATCACGGACTACCTGATTGAGGAGGTGAGCGCCGAGGAGGAGGAGCTGCTGGGGAGCAGTGGGGGCGCCCCCCCTGAGGAGCCTCCCAAGGAGGGGAACCCAGCCGAGATCAACGTGGAGCGGGATGAGAAGCTGATCAAG GTGCTGGACAAGCTGCTGCTGTATCTGCGCGTGGTGCACTCCCTGGACTATTACAACACCTGTGAGTACCCCAACGAGGACGAGATGCCCAACCGCTGCGGCATCATCCACGTGCGGGGGCCCATGCCGCCCAACCGCATCAGCCACGGGGAAG TGCTGGAGTGGCAGAAGACCTTTGAGGAGAAGCTCACTCCCCTGCTGAGCGTGCGAGAGTCCCTGTCCGAGGAGGAGGCCCAGAAGATGGGGCGCAAAGACCCCGAGCAGGAAGTGGAAAAGTTTGTCACCTCAAACACCCAGGAGCTGGGCAAGGAGAAGTGGCTGTGCCCGCTCAGTGGCAAGAAATTCAAG GGCCCCGAGTTTGTGCGCAAACATATCTTCAACAAGCATGCAGAGAAGATTGAGGAAGTGAAGAAGGAGGTGGCATTTTTCAACAACTTCCTTACGGATGCCAAGCGCCCGGCTCTGCCTGAGATCAAGCCGGCTCAGCCCCCCGGCCCTGCCCAGA GCCTGACCCCGGGACTCCCCTATCCGCACCAGACTCCGCAGGGCTTGATGCCTTATGGCCAGCCCCGGCCCCCCATTCTGGGCTATGGAG GTGCCGTGCGTCCTGCAGTGCCCACGGGAGGACCCCCGTATCCCCACGCTCCCTACGGTGCTGGCCGTGGCAATTACGATGCCTTCCGCGGCCAGGGCGGCTACCCCGGGAAGCCCCGCAACAG GATGGTTCGCGGGGACCCCCGGGCCATCGTGGAGTATCGAGACCTGGACGCTCCGGACGACGTGGACTTCTTCTGA
- the UFSP1 gene encoding inactive Ufm1-specific protease 1, which translates to MPRRAPPARCARLGRAGGRGQGRGRGAPGPAHEAIAPPLGGRPRPGTGACAVGRGARGRPGTRKRPAGEALEPLRDVHLGLAAPPGRQALLTGHYLYFHYGCDGLDDRGWGCGYRTLQTLCSWPEGRAAGVPAPDAVQAALEAMGDKPRGFRGSRGWIGCVEASLCLEHFGGPRARLCHVLPGGMRAQLEPLFTHFEGGGGPVMAGGGTDGAAKALLGVSLGPGSCAHVLLLDPHCWGAPRSPRELQDAGWVGWRDVSLAFDPDSFYNLCLTSRPDPGPHPPLQARNLAQ; encoded by the exons ATGCCTCGGCGAGCCCCTCCCGCG CGGTGTGCGCGCCTGGGCCGGGCGGGGGGGCGGGGACAAGGGCGGGGACGGGGTGCACCGGGGCCGGCCCACGAGGCAATAGCCCCACCACTCGGTGGCAGGCCCCGCCCCGGAACCGGCGCCTGCGCGGTAGGCCGTGGCGCCCGGGGCAGGCCGGGAACCCGGAAGCGCCCTGCGGGAGAAGCGCTGGAGCCGCTGCGTGACGTGCACCTGGGCCTGGCTGCGCCGCCTGGGCGCCAGGCCCTGCTCACTGGCCACTACCTCTACTTCCACTACGGCTGCGATGGCCTGGACGACCGCGGCTGGGGCTGCGGCTACCGCACACTGCAGACGCTGTGTTCGTGGCCTGAGGGCCGCGCAGCGGGCGTGCCCGCACCGGATGCGGTGCAGGCGGCTCTGGAGGCCATGGGCGACAAGCCGCGAGGTTTCCGCGGCTCCAGGGGCTGGATCGGCTGCGTGGAGGCCAGCCTCTGCCTCGAGCACTTTGGGGGGCCGCGCGCGCGCCTGTGCCACGTGCTCCCAGGAGGGATGCGCGCGCAGCTGGAGCCGCTGTTCACGCACTTCGAGGGCGGCGGGGGGCCTGTGATGGCAGGCGGTGGCACGGACGGTGCGGCCAAGGCGCTGCTGGGCGTGAGCCTGGGGCCCGGCTCCTGTGCCCACGTGCTGCTGCTGGACCCGCACTGCTGGGGCGCCCCGAGAAGCCCCCGCGAGCTGCAGGACGCCGGCTGGGTGGGCTGGCGGGATGTGAGCTTGGCCTTCGACCCCGACTCCTTCTACAACCTGTGCCTGACCAGCCGCCCAGACCCCGGGCCCCACCCCCCGCTGCAGGCCCGCAACTTGGCGCAATAA